The Pantoea sp. At-9b genome includes a window with the following:
- the djlA gene encoding co-chaperone DjlA, which yields MRYWGKVIGLALGLLSGLGFWGIVLGLIIGHMFDKVRSVQGQGYFANNQTRQTLFFSTTFQVMGHLTKSKGRVTEADIQIASLLMDRMQLHGDARTAAQRAFREGKQGDYPLRNKLRELRSACFGRFDLIRMFLEIQIQAAFADGSLHPNERQVLYVIAEELGISRMQFDQFLRMMEGGQQFGGGGSSYGGGAYQQAKRGPTLEDACSVLGVKSSDDSTTIKRAYRKLMAEHHPDKLVAKGLPPEMMEMAKQKAQEIQAAYDLIRKEKGFK from the coding sequence ATGCGCTACTGGGGAAAAGTAATTGGTCTGGCTCTGGGCTTGCTTTCCGGGCTAGGCTTTTGGGGCATTGTACTGGGTCTGATCATTGGCCACATGTTTGATAAGGTGCGCAGCGTTCAGGGACAAGGCTACTTCGCTAACAACCAAACCCGCCAGACACTGTTTTTTAGTACCACTTTTCAGGTCATGGGCCATTTGACCAAGTCAAAAGGGCGCGTCACCGAAGCGGATATCCAGATTGCGTCTTTGCTGATGGATCGCATGCAACTGCATGGCGATGCACGTACTGCGGCGCAGCGTGCCTTCCGTGAAGGCAAACAGGGCGACTATCCACTACGCAATAAACTGCGTGAACTGCGCAGCGCCTGCTTTGGCCGTTTTGATCTGATTCGGATGTTTCTGGAAATTCAGATCCAGGCGGCCTTTGCTGATGGTTCGCTGCATCCCAACGAACGCCAGGTGCTGTATGTGATCGCCGAGGAACTGGGTATCTCCAGGATGCAGTTTGACCAGTTCCTGCGCATGATGGAGGGCGGCCAACAGTTTGGTGGTGGCGGTTCATCGTATGGCGGTGGTGCCTACCAGCAAGCCAAACGTGGCCCGACGCTGGAAGATGCCTGTAGCGTGCTGGGGGTGAAAAGTAGCGATGATAGCACCACGATCAAACGCGCTTACCGCAAGTTGATGGCGGAGCATCATCCCGACAAACTGGTGGCGAAGGGATTACCGCCGGAGATGATGGAGATGGCGAAGCAGAAAGCGCAGGAGATTCAGGCGGCTTACGATCTGATTCGTAAGGAGAAAGGATTTAAATAA
- the surA gene encoding peptidylprolyl isomerase SurA produces MKNWRMLILGVAIAANTAFAAPQMVDKVAAVVNNGVVLESDVDSMLRTVKAQAQQAHQQLPDDNTLRHQILERQIMDSIVLQMGEKAGLQISDQQLDEAIQNIAGQNHMTLDQLRSRIAYDGINYNEYRAQIRKEMMISEVRNNEVRRRVTILPQEVDTLAKQIGSQNTQGTELNVSQILLPLPENPTQQQVDDQEALARQLVGELKKGADFGKLAVTYSADPQALKGGNMGWSKIEELPSLFSQALATAQKGDVVGPIRSGVGFHILKVNDLRGESKNISVTEVHARHILLKPSPILTDDQARAKLEEIAADIRSGKITFAAAAKQYSDDPGSANQGGDLGWTSPEVFDPAFRDALMRLQKGQTSQPVHSSFGWHLIQLLDTRQVDKTDAAQKERAYRLLFNRKFAEEAQTWMQEQRASAYVKILDNNGQ; encoded by the coding sequence ATGAAGAACTGGAGAATGCTGATTCTTGGTGTGGCGATTGCCGCTAACACTGCGTTCGCAGCCCCGCAAATGGTAGATAAAGTTGCCGCCGTCGTGAATAACGGCGTGGTGCTGGAGAGTGACGTTGATAGCATGCTGCGCACGGTGAAAGCACAGGCACAGCAGGCCCATCAGCAACTGCCTGATGACAATACCCTGCGTCATCAGATCCTTGAGCGCCAGATCATGGATAGCATTGTTTTACAGATGGGTGAAAAAGCGGGTTTGCAGATCAGCGATCAGCAACTGGATGAAGCCATCCAGAACATCGCTGGTCAAAACCATATGACCCTCGACCAACTGCGTAGTCGCATTGCCTACGACGGTATTAACTACAACGAATACCGTGCGCAGATCCGTAAAGAGATGATGATCTCTGAAGTACGTAACAATGAAGTACGCCGTCGCGTGACCATTCTGCCGCAGGAAGTCGATACCCTGGCGAAACAGATTGGTTCACAGAACACTCAGGGTACCGAGCTGAATGTCAGCCAGATCCTGCTGCCGCTGCCGGAAAACCCGACGCAGCAGCAAGTTGACGACCAGGAAGCGCTGGCCCGTCAATTAGTCGGCGAACTGAAAAAAGGTGCTGACTTTGGCAAGCTGGCCGTCACCTATTCTGCTGACCCACAGGCGCTGAAAGGCGGCAACATGGGTTGGAGCAAAATTGAAGAACTGCCCAGCCTGTTCTCTCAGGCGCTGGCAACGGCACAGAAAGGTGATGTCGTCGGTCCGATCCGTTCAGGCGTTGGCTTCCATATCCTGAAAGTGAACGATCTGCGTGGCGAGAGCAAAAACATCTCCGTGACCGAAGTGCACGCGCGCCATATCCTGCTGAAGCCGTCGCCGATCCTCACTGACGATCAGGCACGCGCTAAGCTGGAAGAGATTGCTGCGGATATTCGCAGCGGTAAGATCACCTTTGCCGCCGCTGCCAAACAGTATTCAGACGATCCGGGTTCTGCGAACCAGGGTGGCGATCTGGGCTGGACCTCACCGGAAGTGTTCGATCCGGCATTCCGTGATGCGCTGATGCGTTTGCAGAAAGGCCAGACCAGCCAGCCGGTGCACTCCTCTTTTGGCTGGCATCTGATTCAGTTGCTGGATACCCGTCAGGTTGATAAGACCGATGCGGCACAGAAAGAACGCGCCTATCGCCTGCTGTTTAACCGTAAATTCGCGGAAGAAGCGCAAACCTGGATGCAGGAACAGCGCGCCAGTGCCTACGTGAAGATTCTGGACAACAATGGTCAGTAA
- the pdxA gene encoding 4-hydroxythreonine-4-phosphate dehydrogenase PdxA: MVSNYRVVITPGEPAGIGPDLTVQLAQRDWPVELVVCADGELLRHRAAQLGLPLTLRDYQPGVAAQPQQAGSLTLLQVDTAQAVTPGELAVANSHYVLATLARACDGCLNGEFAALITGPVHKGVINDAGIPFTGHTEFFADRAGGDRVVMMLATEELRVALATTHLPLKDVSAAITRDSLHEVITILHRDMQQKFGLPNPHIFVCGLNPHAGESGHMGREEIDTIIPALDELRQQGIQLTGPLPADTLFQPKYLQHADAVLAMYHDQGLPVLKFQGFGRAVNITLGLPFIRTSVDHGTALELAGLGQAEPGSFITALNLAITMIKSSNE; this comes from the coding sequence ATGGTCAGTAATTATCGTGTGGTTATCACTCCCGGCGAACCCGCCGGGATTGGTCCTGATTTAACCGTTCAACTGGCCCAGCGTGACTGGCCGGTTGAGCTGGTGGTGTGCGCTGATGGCGAGCTGTTGCGTCATCGCGCAGCGCAGCTTGGCTTACCGCTGACACTACGTGATTACCAGCCCGGAGTTGCGGCACAGCCGCAACAGGCTGGCTCACTGACGCTGCTCCAGGTCGATACCGCGCAAGCGGTCACGCCCGGTGAATTGGCGGTGGCTAACAGCCATTACGTGCTGGCAACGCTGGCGCGTGCCTGTGACGGCTGCCTTAATGGTGAATTTGCCGCATTGATTACCGGCCCGGTTCACAAAGGCGTGATCAACGATGCGGGTATCCCCTTTACCGGGCATACCGAGTTTTTTGCCGATCGCGCTGGCGGTGACCGTGTGGTGATGATGCTCGCCACCGAGGAGCTGCGAGTGGCACTGGCGACAACCCATCTGCCGTTGAAAGATGTGTCAGCTGCCATCACGCGTGACAGCCTGCATGAAGTGATCACCATTCTGCACCGCGATATGCAGCAAAAGTTCGGCCTGCCGAACCCCCATATTTTCGTCTGCGGCCTGAATCCACACGCGGGCGAAAGCGGCCATATGGGCCGTGAAGAAATTGATACCATCATCCCGGCACTGGACGAATTACGGCAGCAGGGCATCCAGCTGACCGGTCCGCTGCCCGCCGATACCCTGTTCCAGCCGAAATATCTGCAACATGCTGACGCCGTGCTGGCGATGTATCACGATCAGGGCTTACCTGTACTAAAATTTCAGGGGTTTGGCCGGGCGGTGAATATCACGCTGGGCTTACCCTTTATCCGTACTTCGGTTGACCACGGCACCGCGCTGGAACTGGCCGGTCTGGGTCAGGCGGAGCCGGGCAGCTTTATTACGGCGCTTAACCTCGCCATCACTATGATCAAGAGCAGTAATGAATAA
- the rapA gene encoding RNA polymerase-associated protein RapA produces MVFTLGQRWISDTESELGLGTVVALDTRMVTLMFPATGENRLYARNDSPVTRVIFNPGDTVTSHEGWQMRVDDVRNENDLITYIGTRLDTEESNVLMREVMLDSKLVFSKPQDRLFAGQLDRMDRFALRFRARKYQSEQYNLPTSGLRGMRTNLIPHQLHIAHDVGRRHAPRVLLADEVGLGKTIEAGMIIQQQLLAGRAERVLIVVPETLQHQWLVEMLRRFNLRFALFDDDRYTEAQHDSDNPFDTEQLIICSLDFVRRNKQRLELLADAAWDLLVVDEAHHLAWSEDAPSREYQVIEQLAEQTPGVLLLTATPEQLGMESHFARLRLLDPNRFHDFSQFVAEQQHYRPVADAVSTLLADKAISTDEMNLINDLVGEQDIEPLLQVANSDRDGKEDARKELISMLMDRHGTSRVLFRNTRNGVKGFPKRELHQIRLPLPAQYQTAIKVSGIMGARKSAEERARDMLYPEQIYQEFEGDSGTWWNFDPRVEWLMGYLTSNRKEKVLVICAKAATALQLEQVLREREGIRAAVFHEGLSIIERDRAAAWFASEEDGAQVLLCSEIGSEGRNFQFASRLVMFDLPFNPDLLEQRIGRLDRIGQMHDIQILVPWLEKTAQAVLLRWYHEGLDAFEHTCPTGRTIYDSVYSQLIEYLAAPENPQGLDEFIAECRKQHDQLKAQLEQGRDRLLEQNSNGGEAAQALAEAIAEQDNDTGLVNFALNLFDIVGINQEDRSDNLIVLTPSDHMLVPDFPGLPEDGCTVTFNRNQALSREDTQFITWEHPLIRNGLDLILSGDTGSCALSLLKNKALPVGTLLVEMIYVVEAQAPKHLQLTRFLPPTPVRLLMDRSGNNLAGKVEFESFNRQLNAVNRHTGSKLVNAVQQDVHQILTLAESAVVPEAQAIIAAAKSEADEKLSAELSRLEALRAVNPNIRDDEVDALESNRSQVLASLGDAGWRLDALRLIVVTHQ; encoded by the coding sequence ATGGTTTTTACACTGGGTCAACGCTGGATTAGTGATACGGAAAGTGAACTGGGACTGGGCACGGTAGTTGCGCTGGATACGCGCATGGTCACACTGATGTTCCCGGCAACCGGCGAAAACCGCCTCTATGCCCGTAATGATTCTCCTGTTACCCGCGTGATCTTCAACCCGGGTGATACCGTCACCAGCCATGAAGGCTGGCAGATGCGCGTCGACGACGTCCGCAACGAAAACGATTTAATTACCTACATCGGTACGCGTCTCGACACCGAAGAATCCAATGTGCTGATGCGCGAAGTGATGCTCGACAGCAAGCTGGTATTCAGCAAACCGCAGGATCGCCTGTTCGCCGGACAGTTGGATCGTATGGACCGCTTTGCGTTGCGTTTCCGCGCCCGCAAGTATCAGAGCGAGCAGTACAACCTGCCAACCAGCGGTTTACGCGGCATGCGCACCAACCTGATTCCGCATCAGCTCCACATTGCGCACGATGTTGGCCGTCGCCATGCCCCGCGCGTGCTGCTGGCCGACGAAGTCGGCTTGGGTAAAACCATCGAAGCCGGGATGATCATCCAGCAACAGTTACTGGCCGGCCGTGCCGAGCGCGTGTTGATTGTGGTGCCGGAAACCCTGCAACATCAGTGGCTGGTGGAGATGCTGCGTCGCTTCAATCTGCGCTTTGCGTTGTTTGACGATGACCGCTACACCGAAGCGCAGCACGACAGCGATAATCCGTTCGATACCGAACAGCTGATTATCTGCTCGCTGGATTTTGTCCGTCGTAACAAGCAGCGTCTGGAACTGCTGGCCGATGCCGCATGGGACTTGCTGGTGGTCGACGAAGCGCATCACCTGGCGTGGAGTGAAGACGCACCAAGCCGTGAATATCAGGTAATTGAGCAACTGGCGGAACAGACGCCTGGCGTGCTGCTGTTGACCGCCACGCCGGAACAGCTCGGCATGGAGAGCCATTTCGCCCGTCTGCGCCTGCTCGATCCAAACCGCTTCCACGATTTCAGCCAGTTCGTTGCCGAGCAGCAGCACTATCGCCCGGTGGCCGATGCGGTCAGCACGCTGCTGGCCGACAAAGCGATCTCCACAGATGAAATGAACCTGATCAACGACCTGGTCGGTGAGCAGGACATCGAGCCGCTGTTGCAGGTGGCAAACAGCGATCGCGACGGCAAAGAAGATGCACGTAAAGAACTGATTTCTATGTTGATGGATCGCCACGGCACCAGCCGCGTGCTGTTCCGCAACACCCGTAACGGCGTGAAAGGTTTCCCGAAACGCGAACTGCATCAGATCCGCCTGCCGTTGCCCGCACAGTACCAGACGGCGATTAAGGTATCCGGCATTATGGGTGCGCGTAAAAGTGCAGAAGAACGCGCCCGTGACATGCTGTACCCGGAACAAATTTATCAGGAATTTGAAGGCGATAGCGGCACCTGGTGGAACTTCGATCCGCGCGTTGAATGGCTGATGGGCTACCTTACCAGCAACCGCAAAGAGAAAGTGCTGGTGATTTGCGCCAAAGCCGCCACCGCGCTGCAACTGGAGCAGGTACTGCGCGAACGTGAAGGCATCCGCGCGGCGGTGTTCCATGAAGGTCTGTCGATCATCGAACGTGACCGTGCTGCCGCCTGGTTCGCCTCAGAAGAAGATGGCGCGCAGGTGCTGCTGTGCTCAGAAATCGGTTCTGAAGGCCGCAACTTCCAGTTCGCCAGCCGCCTGGTGATGTTTGATCTGCCGTTCAACCCGGACCTGCTGGAGCAGCGTATTGGCCGTCTCGATCGTATCGGTCAAATGCACGACATCCAGATTCTGGTGCCGTGGCTGGAAAAAACCGCTCAGGCGGTGCTGTTGCGCTGGTACCACGAGGGTCTGGACGCGTTTGAACACACCTGCCCCACCGGCCGTACCATTTACGACAGCGTCTATAGCCAGCTGATTGAGTACCTGGCCGCACCGGAAAACCCGCAGGGACTGGACGAGTTTATTGCGGAGTGCCGCAAACAGCATGACCAGTTGAAAGCCCAACTGGAACAGGGACGCGACCGTCTGCTGGAGCAGAATTCTAACGGCGGTGAAGCCGCCCAAGCGCTGGCCGAAGCCATTGCCGAGCAGGATAACGATACCGGTCTGGTGAATTTTGCTCTCAACCTGTTTGATATCGTCGGTATCAACCAGGAAGACCGCAGCGATAACCTGATCGTGCTGACACCGTCCGATCATATGCTGGTGCCGGATTTCCCTGGCCTGCCGGAAGATGGCTGTACCGTGACCTTCAACCGTAACCAGGCGCTGTCTCGTGAAGATACCCAGTTCATTACCTGGGAGCACCCGCTGATCCGCAACGGTCTGGATCTGATCCTCTCCGGCGATACCGGTAGCTGTGCCCTGTCGTTGTTGAAAAACAAAGCGTTACCGGTTGGCACGCTGCTGGTCGAGATGATCTACGTGGTGGAAGCACAGGCACCGAAGCACCTGCAACTGACCCGTTTCCTGCCGCCGACGCCGGTGCGTTTGCTGATGGATCGTAGCGGCAACAATCTGGCCGGAAAAGTGGAGTTTGAGAGCTTCAACCGTCAGCTGAACGCGGTGAATCGTCACACCGGTAGCAAGCTGGTGAACGCCGTCCAGCAGGATGTGCATCAGATTCTGACCCTGGCCGAAAGCGCCGTGGTGCCGGAAGCGCAGGCGATTATCGCGGCAGCAAAATCCGAAGCGGATGAAAAGCTGAGTGCGGAATTATCACGTCTTGAAGCACTGCGTGCCGTCAACCCCAACATCCGTGATGACGAGGTTGACGCGCTGGAGAGCAACCGTAGCCAGGTGCTGGCAAGCCTCGGTGACGCTGGCTGGCGTCTTGATGCGCTGCGCCTGATCGTGGTGACGCACCAATAA
- the lptD gene encoding LPS assembly protein LptD, translating to MKKRIPTLLATMIGAAIYSQHSLADDLMSQCMLGVPSFNRPLVNGDTNSLPVTIHSDSLKGTYPSDAVYTGNVDVQQGNSRMTADEVQLHQRQQEGQTTPVRTVDALGNVHYDDNQVILKGPKAWSNLNTKDTNVWNGNYLMVGRQGRGDADQMKLRGNNRYTILENGSFTSCLPGSNSWSVVGSEVIQDRQEEVAEIWNARFKLGNVPVFYSPYLQLPIGDRRRSGFLIPNAKYSSTNGFEFMLPYYWNIAPQADATITPHYMSNRGLQLQNEFRYLTQFGSGLMELDFLPSDNQYDKDKAVRSISQDASSDRWLFYWRHAGVYDQHWRFNADYTKVSDPYYFNDLTSKYYSSTDGYATQKFSVGYSDTNWDATLSTKDFQVFGTTSSSNVYRAMPQLDLNFYQNDIGPFDGRIYAQAVKFTNVNSEMPEATRLHFEPTLDLPLSNGWASLDTEAKLLATHYQQDGLDYYNGLSESQRTSSGVLKGSVNRTLPQFKMDGRLVFDRDMDWAEGYTQTLEPRVQYLYIPYRDQSAIYPYDSTLLQTDYTGLFRDRTYSGLDRIASANQVATGVTTRIYDNDLVERFNVSVGQIYSFTPSRTGVQQIDDEDDTGSLIWAGDTYWKVSDRWGVRGGLQYDTRLDNVAQGNAVLEYRQDADRMVQLSYRYSSPEYVAQALNNSSLVTNPIYKNGISQVGATASWPIADAWSLVGAYYYDTRNSKPADQVLGLQYSSCCYAIRVGYERKINGWENNNSKYDNQISFNIELRGLSSNYGLGTHDMLRQGIIPYQQAF from the coding sequence ATGAAAAAACGTATACCTACCCTGCTGGCTACCATGATTGGTGCAGCGATATACAGTCAGCATTCCCTCGCCGACGACTTAATGTCGCAGTGTATGCTGGGCGTGCCGAGCTTTAACCGCCCGCTGGTTAATGGCGACACGAATTCGCTGCCCGTGACGATTCATTCTGACTCGTTAAAAGGCACCTATCCTAGCGACGCAGTTTACACCGGCAATGTCGACGTGCAGCAGGGTAACAGCCGCATGACTGCCGACGAAGTGCAGTTGCATCAGCGTCAGCAGGAGGGGCAGACCACGCCGGTACGCACCGTCGATGCGCTGGGTAATGTGCACTATGACGACAATCAGGTCATCCTGAAAGGTCCGAAAGCCTGGTCGAATCTGAACACCAAAGACACCAACGTCTGGAACGGTAACTATCTGATGGTAGGCCGCCAGGGACGAGGTGATGCCGACCAGATGAAACTGCGCGGTAACAATCGTTATACCATCCTCGAAAACGGCAGCTTTACCTCCTGTTTGCCAGGCAGCAACAGTTGGAGCGTGGTCGGTTCCGAGGTGATTCAGGACCGTCAGGAAGAAGTGGCAGAGATCTGGAATGCGCGCTTTAAACTCGGCAATGTGCCGGTTTTTTATAGCCCATACCTGCAACTGCCGATTGGCGATCGTCGTCGCTCAGGTTTCCTGATCCCGAATGCAAAATACAGCAGCACGAACGGTTTCGAGTTCATGCTGCCGTACTACTGGAACATTGCGCCGCAGGCCGATGCCACCATCACGCCGCATTATATGAGTAACCGCGGCCTGCAATTGCAGAATGAATTCCGTTATCTGACCCAGTTTGGTTCGGGTTTGATGGAACTGGATTTCCTGCCGTCCGATAACCAATACGACAAAGACAAAGCGGTGCGTAGCATTTCGCAGGACGCCAGCTCCGATCGCTGGTTGTTCTACTGGCGTCACGCTGGGGTGTACGATCAGCACTGGCGTTTCAATGCGGACTACACCAAAGTCAGCGATCCTTATTACTTCAACGATTTGACGTCGAAGTACTACAGCTCGACCGATGGGTACGCCACGCAGAAATTCAGCGTTGGCTATTCTGATACCAACTGGGACGCCACGCTCTCCACCAAAGATTTCCAGGTGTTTGGCACCACCAGCAGCAGCAACGTCTATCGTGCGATGCCACAGCTCGATCTGAACTTCTATCAGAACGACATTGGCCCATTCGATGGTCGGATTTACGCCCAGGCAGTGAAGTTCACTAACGTTAACAGTGAGATGCCTGAAGCAACTCGTCTGCACTTCGAGCCAACGCTGGATCTGCCGCTGTCTAATGGCTGGGCAAGCCTGGACACGGAAGCTAAACTCCTTGCCACCCATTATCAGCAGGATGGCCTCGATTATTACAACGGCCTTTCCGAGAGCCAGCGCACCTCCAGTGGCGTGTTGAAAGGCTCGGTTAACCGCACGCTGCCACAGTTCAAAATGGATGGTCGCCTGGTGTTTGACCGCGATATGGACTGGGCAGAAGGCTACACCCAAACGCTGGAGCCGCGCGTACAGTACCTCTACATTCCGTACCGCGACCAGAGCGCTATCTATCCATACGATTCAACGTTACTGCAAACGGACTATACCGGTCTGTTCCGTGACCGCACCTATAGCGGCCTCGATCGCATCGCCTCAGCCAACCAGGTCGCTACCGGCGTCACCACGCGAATTTATGATAACGATCTGGTTGAACGTTTTAACGTTTCTGTTGGTCAAATCTACTCGTTTACCCCGTCTCGAACTGGCGTTCAGCAGATCGACGATGAAGATGACACCGGCAGCCTGATCTGGGCCGGTGACACTTACTGGAAAGTGAGCGATCGCTGGGGCGTCCGTGGCGGGCTGCAATATGATACCCGTCTCGATAACGTGGCCCAGGGTAACGCGGTGCTGGAATATCGTCAGGATGCCGACCGTATGGTGCAGCTGAGCTACCGCTACAGCAGCCCGGAATACGTCGCGCAGGCCCTGAATAACTCCAGCCTGGTGACTAACCCGATCTACAAAAACGGGATCTCCCAGGTTGGCGCGACCGCCAGTTGGCCGATTGCCGATGCCTGGTCGCTGGTGGGTGCGTATTACTACGACACCCGTAACAGCAAACCGGCTGATCAGGTGCTGGGGCTGCAATACAGCTCCTGCTGCTACGCGATCCGCGTCGGTTATGAACGCAAAATCAACGGTTGGGAAAACAACAACAGTAAGTATGACAACCAAATCTCATTCAACATTGAGCTGCGTGGCCTTAGCTCCAACTATGGCTTAGGCACCCATGACATGCTGCGTCAGGGCATCATCCCTTACCAGCAGGCTTTCTGA
- the rluA gene encoding bifunctional tRNA pseudouridine(32) synthase/23S rRNA pseudouridine(746) synthase RluA: MEPYNPPLEPWLHILYQDDHIMVVNKPSGLLSVPGRLDEHKDSVMTRIQRDYPQAESVHRLDMATSGVIVVALTKAAERELKRQFREREPAKQYVARVWGHPAEEQGLIDLPLICDWPNRPKQKVCFDSGKPAQTEYQVLAYDADNSARVLLKPITGRSHQLRVHLLALGHPILGDRFYASPEALAMAPRLLLHAESLTITHPAFGNRMTFRQPADF; encoded by the coding sequence ATGGAACCTTATAACCCGCCGCTCGAACCCTGGCTGCATATTCTGTATCAGGATGACCACATTATGGTGGTCAATAAGCCGAGCGGTTTGCTGTCGGTGCCGGGTCGCCTCGACGAACACAAAGACAGCGTGATGACGCGAATCCAGCGTGATTACCCCCAGGCTGAATCGGTGCATCGTCTGGATATGGCCACCAGCGGCGTTATCGTGGTGGCGCTGACTAAAGCGGCAGAGCGTGAGCTGAAGCGGCAGTTTCGCGAACGCGAGCCCGCCAAGCAATACGTGGCGCGTGTCTGGGGACATCCGGCTGAGGAGCAGGGGTTAATCGATCTGCCGCTGATTTGCGACTGGCCGAACCGACCCAAGCAGAAGGTGTGTTTTGACAGCGGCAAACCCGCGCAGACCGAATATCAGGTGCTGGCGTATGATGCTGATAACAGCGCCAGAGTGCTGCTGAAGCCGATTACCGGACGCTCACACCAGTTGCGTGTGCATCTGCTGGCGCTGGGGCATCCGATTCTCGGTGACCGCTTTTACGCTTCGCCAGAAGCACTGGCGATGGCTCCACGGCTGTTGTTGCATGCGGAGTCGCTGACGATTACCCATCCGGCGTTTGGTAACCGCATGACGTTTCGCCAGCCCGCAGATTTCTGA